From the genome of Methanobrevibacter sp.:
ACAGTTTATCATCTTTTGAAAGAGAATTTATCCTCAACAAATCATATGATATCTGCAAAGCCCTGATTTATTGGGATGTGGATGATATTTACAGAACATTGGTTGCAGGAAATAATTTATATGATAATGCAAAAGTTCTTGCCTGTTTGCAATTGGCTAAAAAATACATAGGTTTGATTAATGAAAGTGTAACCAATGAAATGAATTCAATGCTCAATGGGTTAAACGGCAGATATATCCCTATTAGTGCTGGGGGAGAAGTAATATTAAACCCAATTGTTCTTCCAACAGGAAGGAATATGTATCAGGACCAATCCCAGGAACTACCAACTCAGGATGCATGGAATTATGCAAAGACATTGGCGCTCTTGACCCTATCCGGCTTGAATGATACAACTGAAAAAGTCATAATGGGAATTTGGTGTGTTGAAACTGCAAGGGATGACGGGGCTTTGGTTGCATCCGTTTTATATCTTCTTGGAATGAAGCCAGTATGGTCAGATTCACCAAGTGCAGGATATTTCATAGATGATGAGGATGATCCTGACCATGACCATGGGGAAATCGGTCAAAAAACCAAATCAATGCCTGAATATATTCTTTTGGAAGACTTAACTCGTCCTGAAGGTTGGGATAAGAAAAGAATTGATGTCACAGTAATTACAAGCGGACTCTTTAGGGATTTATATTCCTCTCAATCCATTTTATTGGATAATGCATTTAGAGTTGCACTTGCAAGATCTTACAATACCATTGTTCGAAACAGTACTCTTATGAGAAGTCAATACGGTAAGCAAATAAAAGAGGCCATTAATTTTGTCATGGAAGGCATAGGATATTATGGTATTAGTTCAGAATCACTTGAGGATAATTACGTTGCAAAGCACTGGGTTGAAGATTGCATATACTATTTAAGTCAAGGTTATAATGCCACTTATGCAGGTGAATGTGCCATTACACGCATTTTTGCACCACCAAATGGAGATTATGGTGCAGGAATATCAAAATTGGTATCAATGTCTTGGACATGGAATGATACAAGCGAGCTAGCCGATTTTTACCTTGGAAGAATGGGAAACATGTATTCCAAAAATTATTGGGGAGATACAAATCCATTGGTATTCCTTAGGGCATTATCCAATTCAGATACAATCGTAACTAGCCGTAACACTAATCAATATGGTGTTCTCGACAACGATGACTTCTTTGATTATTGGGGTGGATTGTCCATGACAGTCGAGAAGATATCTGGAAAAACCCCTAACATGAACGTATTGATGTACGCCAATAAGGATAAGGCATATATTGCATCCTTGGAGGAAGTGATGTATCAGGAAATCGCTTCAAGATATGATAATCCTGAATGGATTAAGGGAATGATGGCTGAAGGGTACAGCGGCGCTAGATACATGTCAAATAAATTTGTAACTAACTTATACGGTTGGCAAGTTACCCGACCTTCTGCTGTCAGTGATGCTTTATGGAACAGGGTTTATAACACTTACTATAATGATAAATACAATATTGGAGTTACTGATTGGTTGAAATCCGGAAATAATGCATATTCTCTTATTTCAATGAGTGGAACAATGCTGACTGCCATTCAGGAAGGATATTGGAATGCAAATGACGCTACAATAAGAAACATTGCAAACACATGGGCCCAAGCAACAGTTCAAAATGGTGTGGCTTGTTGTGACTGCAGCTGTGGAAATATTGCAATGATGCAATGGGCAGTTCAATATGTAAATCCTGATATTTTGGCACAATTGCTCCCTAAATTATATGAGGCAACAAGAAATCCGGTATTCACCAACACTACACAATCAACTGTTCCTCCAGAAACTCAGGACAAGGTCCAAAATCAGAATGAGGCGTCAACAAACAATCCAGTTGAGGGTTCAACTTCATCAGCCACTATTGCAACAAATTCAAGTTCAACAACAAATCAAGCTACCGCACAAAACGGTGAAAATGCACAGGGTGAAGCATTTTCAAATGTCGGTGCAGGCAGTGAGTCAGTACAGGCGGGAAGTTCTTCTGTTGAAGGTGCTGATGTTAAAAAATCAGTTGAAATCAATCCAATCACTTCACAGTCAGCAAGTGAAGTTGGATTGTCTCTTATAGCGGTTATAGCTATATTGTGTTTGATTATGGTTATAGCATTCGGATACTTTAGAGACAGTGATGATAAGGATAAAAAACATGATTTGGATAAGCTTTTCAGAGAAAAATTTTAGGTGATTAAAATGGATGCGATTAATATTTTATGGCAAGTGGGTATTTTATCCGCTGTTTTGATTTTTGGAATTAAATTGGGTCTGGCAACAGGTCTGGCCAATATGTCAAAGAAATATTTGGCATTGGTTTCCATTGGATATGGTGGAGGTGTGTTGATATTGACAGAAATCTCTTCCCATTTCACACAGCAGATTACAGACTTGATTTATACTTATAATTTTGAATTTTTCCTGATAATGGCAATAATCATGATTTTGGCAGGATTGTTCACAATAAGGGAATATAAGGTGTTTGAAAAGAACACAACCGCCGCCACTTGCATGGCTGTTGTGGCACCTTGTCCGTGCTGTTTTGGATCTATTATAGTGAGCATCATGCTTGTTGCACCTACAGTTGGTTTGGGATTGATGGATTTGAGTCTTGTTGTTGCAGGTGCATTGGTTCTGACAATTGTTCTAACCTATTTTGCATCCAACCATCTTGTTAGGTTTATTGATAAGCCATATCCGATCGTCTTAGGAAATTTCATGTTCTTTTTGGGAATATATTTCCTCCTTTCAGCGCTATTTTTGCCAAACATTACAGCAATGATTCAAAATCCGATGGATGCAATATCAATATCTTCTCCTTATTCATTGATTGGAGCATTGATACTGATATTGGTGATTATTGGAATAGGCGGAATAATTTCAAGGAGAAACAGCAATTTTAATTAGGTGATTTTATGGTAGCAACAATTCCCGGCAGCGAAATATTGACTTCAACATTAAACATGATTTCTCAAAGTCTGCAGATTCCCGTAATTATCTTTTTAGTGATATTTGCGGTTTTCGCAGTCTTGGCTATTGGAGGGCTGGTTTCTGAGTACACTTCAAGAAAAAAAGTCACTCCCGATTTGATTGAGCAGTTAATATATTCAATTTCCAATGCCGGATCATTGGATGAAATAAAGGACATAATTAAGAACGCAAAAATCTATGAATCCCAGAAGGTTGTTTTAATAAAAATTTTAAGGTCCAGTTCACTTACAGTCGATTCAAGGCATGCCCTTGCAAAGAAACTGATAGAGTTTGAGGAAAACAAATTCACAAAGACAATAGAGAAAACTGATGTTGTAACCCGTATAGGACCGACTTTAGGTTTAATGGGTACATTAATCCCAATGGGTCCAGGTCTTGCCGCATTGGGTGCTGGTGATGTAAATACTCTTGCCAACGCGATTATTGTAGCATTTGATACCACTGTTGTTGGTATTGGTGCAGGTGCTGTGGCCTACTTCGTATCAAAAGTAAGACGCAGATGGTATGAGGAATACCTGTCCAACTTGGATGCGCTTGCCGATGCGCTTCTGGATAAATTAAATCAATGAGGTTTTCACATGGTTCGAGACAAGTCTAAAAAGAGATTTTCAGAAGGTGAAGAGGATCCGATG
Proteins encoded in this window:
- a CDS encoding MotA/TolQ/ExbB proton channel family protein translates to MVATIPGSEILTSTLNMISQSLQIPVIIFLVIFAVFAVLAIGGLVSEYTSRKKVTPDLIEQLIYSISNAGSLDEIKDIIKNAKIYESQKVVLIKILRSSSLTVDSRHALAKKLIEFEENKFTKTIEKTDVVTRIGPTLGLMGTLIPMGPGLAALGAGDVNTLANAIIVAFDTTVVGIGAGAVAYFVSKVRRRWYEEYLSNLDALADALLDKLNQ
- a CDS encoding DUF2162 domain-containing protein, with product MDAINILWQVGILSAVLIFGIKLGLATGLANMSKKYLALVSIGYGGGVLILTEISSHFTQQITDLIYTYNFEFFLIMAIIMILAGLFTIREYKVFEKNTTAATCMAVVAPCPCCFGSIIVSIMLVAPTVGLGLMDLSLVVAGALVLTIVLTYFASNHLVRFIDKPYPIVLGNFMFFLGIYFLLSALFLPNITAMIQNPMDAISISSPYSLIGALILILVIIGIGGIISRRNSNFN